From Miscanthus floridulus cultivar M001 chromosome 15, ASM1932011v1, whole genome shotgun sequence, the proteins below share one genomic window:
- the LOC136508943 gene encoding probable E3 ubiquitin-protein ligase RHY1A has product MPIASKLVYFQRRPSPAPPDDPGPEPPDPRRRPCRDHRRRRSSLFSHHKPGQEHIPGHQRDAATKPLGSVGNIGEHAAGMSSSTRLHRSISDHGRLPDAVQQARERLLQRLNSVDLSGRRQKTWPSESFWAGLTRPANAGVSTSSDNILGSLTNCFQPGEPVTASKAEEGTVITNTDECMPITVFPKPVSELQEAEDSEAVGGASPAECSICLERCGDSGDGLIQLRCRHIFHSACLERWLRSRADCPYCRATVRVCS; this is encoded by the exons ATGCCAATCGCCTCCAAGCTCGTCTACTTCCAGCGCCGCCCCTCGCCGGCGCCGCCGGACGACCCGGGCCCCGAGCCGCCGGACCCCCGACGCCGACCCTGCCgcgaccaccgccgccgccggagctccCTCTTCTCCCACCACAAGCCG GGTCAGGAACATATTCCAGGACACCAAAGGGATGCCGCTACGAAGCCTCTGGGATCAGTTGGAAACATAGGAGAGCATGCAGCCGGCATGTCCTCCAGCACAAGACTTCACCGCAGCATATCAGACCATGGTCGGCTTCCTGACGCCGTTCAGCAGGCCAGGGAAAGGCTTCTTCAGAGGCTCAACAGTGTGGACCTGTCAGGAAGAAG GCAAAAGACATGGCCCTCGGAATCATTCTGGGCTGGACTAACTCGCCCTGCTAACGCCGGTGTGTCCACCTCTTCAGACAACATACTGGGCAGTCTAACCAATTGCTTCCAGCCCGGTGAACCCGTCACAGCCAGCAAGGCTGAAGAAGGCACCGTCATCACTAACACAGATGAGTGTATGCCCATCACAGTGTTCCCCAAACCCGTCTCCGAGCTGCAGGAAGCAGAAGACAGTGAAGCCGTGGGAGGAGCTTCTCCAGCTGAGTGCTCCATATGCCTGGAGAGGTGCGGTGACTCAGGCGACGGGCTCATCCAGCTGCGCTGCAGGCATATCTTCCACTCGGCCTGCCTGGAGCGGTGGCTGCGGTCCCGCGCCGACTGCCCCTACTGCCGTGCCACCGTGCGAGTTTGCTCCTAA
- the LOC136508944 gene encoding protein MHF2 homolog, with protein MDEDATTGNSAAAETFDPELIHAIFKLVWRRRAEKGGGNEVIDVEPAPETSRRNRSTTANASALKVSCELLRIFVTEAIQRSAFIAEAEDGTVIEPTHLERVLPQLLLDF; from the exons ATGGACGAAGATGCGACGACGGGCAACTCGGCCGCCGCCGAGACATTCGATCCG GAACTGATTCACGCCATCTTCAAGCTGGTGTGGCGGCGGCGAGCGGAGAAGGGCGGCGGCAACGAGGTCATCGACGTGGAG CCTGCTCCAGAGACCTCGAGGAGAAATCGGAGTACAACTG CCAATGCAAGTGCTCTTAAAGTCAGCTGCGAGCTTCTTCGCATATTTGTTACAG AGGCTATTCAGCGCTCTGCTTTTATTGCTGAAGCGGAGGATGGTACTGTCATCGAGCCCACCCACCTAGAGCGTGTGTTGCCACAGCTGCTATTGGACTTTTGA